Genomic segment of Sarcophilus harrisii chromosome 4, mSarHar1.11, whole genome shotgun sequence:
TTTTCTCTGGCTCAATTTTTGTTTCTACAGAATTAAGATTTAAggattgtttttcatttagccGCTGGCTCAACCATGCGGTGACCTCTGCAATCCTTCATTTAAGAAAGTATGAAAAGTACAGGCAAAATTCTATTTTACAGCTTGATGACACTAGGCTCTTTCAAAGTCTTGGCCTACTGCCCACAATAGAATTTATTCCTCCTGTAGGGCAGTTGGCGCTAGCCACTGGAATAACAAATCATAGTGACTATGAGGCACTGCAAACAAATATCACATCTGGGCCTCTGCGTCGGCCAGACGCTGTCCAAAAAGGAACCCAAGGACGCCGAGGATTAGTGGCGGAAATCTCAATCTGTTTAATCTCCAAATCACACCAGTATTACATGTGACCGCCAAAGGTGGCAGTAAACTCTTCCCGCTCGGGGCGATCGGGACCTTCCCTTTTCATCCTTGGCTCCTTCGGCTGCTCCAAGTAGTGTTCACTGGACAGCAGAACCGAGGGATGGGGCTAGCACTCGGTCACCGGAGTCTAAGCTAGGCTAGAGGCCAAACACCCCTCAAAAAAGGACGTTTCTGAGCTTGGTCAAGGAGAGTTCTTAGTCTCCGCTGTTCTGATGTTGCTCCATGCATATGTATTTGTGCTTCCTATTCACAGCGCAAAGGTGCAATGTCATAGAGGGGCCCCCGCCACATGGGCTTGGAGCCATTAAGAATAAAGCTGTAACCCCACAATCCGCGTCCTTACCATTAAAGAAATCTGCATGGACGGCCTTTTCATTGGCTGCCAAGTCCATCAAAAGGCCCGTGCTGCCTCCGGCCTAGCAAAGGAGCGAAACATCACATCAGTCGGGGTAACGAGAAGCACCCGCCGGCGGACGCACATGCGCCGTTCCTCGCgagcccccccccgccccctcccccagcatGCCCGGGATGACCGCCGTGTCACAACATCGCCCCCGCCCCCATTCACAGCTGCACAGGAAAGGGATGCAAAACACTCTTCGCCAAGGAAGGCGCGGCTGTCGCGCTCGTGAAGGGCACGGCCAGCCTAGAAATCACTGGACCTCGGAATGTTTTCGCACTTCTATCTGGACCCGGCTCCTTGCGAATGTGGATTCACCGCCACCTTCTAAAGAGGTAAAAGCCGCCTGGTGCCGGTGTCCAGCCTCCCTGGGCCCTCCCTGGGACATGCTTCGCCGCGGGCGGGGCAATGCTCCTTAAAGAAGCTGCGGCCCACGGCGGCCAGGGCCCGTTTCGGGTTCACGAAACGCTTCCTCGCTTGCGGCCTCCCATTTCACAGGTGAGCAAAGTGAGACCCGAGCTCCAGACCCTCTAGGCACCAGAATAGGGGTGGGTGATGTCATGGAGCAAGCCATGCCTCATCGCAACAGGCGGCCAATCAACGATCCAACCCCGCCCCTTCGCTCTGACCCCGCCCTCGCCAGCCAACCGCCCCCTCCGGACTCCCTAGCTCACGTGACACCACCGCGCAGTTTCCAGGCTAGGCCTCGGGCCTGGTTCCCGCTCCTGCCATCACCTCGTCCAGGTCCACGTAGGGCCCGGCGCCCTCGGGGAACATCTCGTCCACAGCTGGCTTCATGCTCCCGTCTGTCTGTCCTTCCGTCTCGGCCCAGCACGTCACGCTCCTCCGGCCCCGACACGTCCCGCCCCGTGTGTGGCCGGCTGTGTACCCACTTCCGGCTGGAGTCAAAGCATTTCCCGTGTAGGCTCGCGCGCTTGCGCGGCACGTTTAGGCGGTGGAGGATCACCCTCTCTATGGTACTTCTGTTACCGCCCAGAGTTCGTTCCTACGGCAACTAGCAAGTTAGGAAAGGGGACCAATCCCGCCATCGGGGGGGGTGGGGATCTCGAGGAGAACTGTGGTTTTTGTCTTCTCCTTCCGGGCGAGGatgatttttacataaaatttgttattagttgaaattatttttatttacatataaatgataatattattattttaaaataaaaattaattttttaatggaaacaCCAAAGGGGTAAGAACAGCTCCTTGGCATCTGCAACCAGCGCGCCCTTCCCAGCTTTAGTCCCCGAGGGCGGGGGAGAGCTCGAACGGGTCCCTGCCCCAAGCACAGCCAAGGGTTTCTGACCGCCAAGGCGCGGGTGGCTCCCCCTGGGCCCAACTGCCTTCCTAGGGccttgggggagaaggggaggcaCAGCCCCCTggtgttgggggaggggagtgcATTTTCCAGCGCTGTCCCTCCAGCCCTCTCACCTCCCCCACCCACGCTGCAGAGCCATCCCTCAGTCTCAGCAGAGCAAACCACGCCCCAGCCAGGCCGCGTGGGCTTTCATTGGCTCGCGCGCTCGGCGGTGCCGCCTCCACAGCTCATTTTCGTAgcaaagtgtgtgtatgtatgtgtaacatacacacacacagatagtgACATGGAAACCTGGAGAAACATTGTTTCCGGGCCATGAACCTTTTACTTATTACGGCTCGTGGATGTTAATAAAAGGGTCACTTCTCGCTCAAACCTGAGAGCTCACGGAATCCCCTCGGCGCTTATGTGCCCCGGGAGAGACGGCTGCGCCCAAAGGCGGACGTCAGCTTTGATTGGTTAAAaagtaatgagagaatgaatattataatgagaaggGGGATGATTCTAATGAGGGTCTAGGGAACATGGCTCTGATGACTCTTTGTCAAAGAGACTTACCCGTACCATGTGGCCTAGGATAATCTAGACAAAAGGAGGCATTCTCTTACCTACCTAAACCTGTTGGACTGAAGCGTAGTGGCCAGAGCTCACGAATCCAAGTAAAAGagaatttctttgccttttggttAGATGTAAGTTTTCCATGTCATCATCAGCCCTGTACTTCAAAGTTTGGCTGAATAACCTATAGGAGCTGATTTCTGAATgagaacagaaaagggaaagaaccttAGTCTTAATACAATAATTGGTTATTTATATGAGAGAaatcatctctcttttctctctctcttttctctctctgtctctcctgtctcttctctgtttctctgtctctctctcttctctctttctctctcctttctctctttcttcttctcctcctcctcctcctcctctttcttcttttcctcctcctccttcttcttctctctctctctctctctctctctctctctctctcttctctctctctctcttctccttctcttctctctctctctctctctctctctctctctctctctctctctctctctctctctctccttctctctctcttctctctcttttctttctttctctctctcctttctctctctctctctctctctctctctctctctctctgtctctatctgtctcacTGCCTCTATCTGAATATCTATCTTAACAAAAAAGTCCTGTACAGTCTCTCTTACTCCTTTCCATGTATACATTTCTTTTAGTGAGGTTAaactttatttcttaagtttGACTCTAAAAAATCTAAGCCATTGTATTTTTGTGCTTTCCTAAGGGTTATTGGAACTATTTATCTCAGAAGTTCCCTCTCATCCGATTGCAAAGTATGACCTGCATGGG
This window contains:
- the COPS9 gene encoding COP9 signalosome complex subunit 9 isoform X1 translates to MSQGGPREAGHRHQAAFTSLEGGGESTFARSRVQIEVRKHSEAGGSTGLLMDLAANEKAVHADFFNDFEDLFDDDDIQ
- the COPS9 gene encoding COP9 signalosome complex subunit 9 isoform X2 is translated as MKPAVDEMFPEGAGPYVDLDEAGGSTGLLMDLAANEKAVHADFFNDFEDLFDDDDIQ